Proteins encoded together in one Bradyrhizobium sp. CB82 window:
- a CDS encoding MarR family transcriptional regulator, producing the protein MSATRKDGARHRAVGHLDIIKCFTWEISSINNYLEELRQFWARTLGISGPQWMILMAISDLDKDDGVPVNVVSKLLHVDPSFITTQSKLLEKKGLLRRKPSPTDARVVRLSLTDKTQKHLASLAEQYKAIREYVFEEFDQDELTAFTEKLATVKNRLEKACVRVALDF; encoded by the coding sequence GTGTCCGCGACGAGAAAGGACGGAGCGCGGCATCGCGCCGTCGGACATCTGGACATCATCAAGTGCTTCACCTGGGAGATCTCCTCGATCAACAACTATCTCGAGGAACTGCGCCAGTTCTGGGCCCGCACCCTCGGCATCTCGGGTCCCCAATGGATGATCCTGATGGCGATCTCCGACCTCGACAAGGACGACGGCGTTCCCGTCAACGTGGTGTCCAAGCTGCTTCACGTCGACCCGTCCTTCATCACGACCCAGTCGAAGCTCTTGGAGAAGAAGGGCCTGCTGCGCCGCAAGCCCTCCCCAACCGACGCGCGGGTGGTGCGGCTGTCGCTCACCGACAAGACGCAGAAGCACCTTGCAAGCCTCGCCGAGCAGTACAAGGCGATCCGGGAATACGTGTTCGAGGAGTTCGACCAGGACGAACTGACCGCGTTCACCGAGAAGCTCGCCACCGTCAAGAACCGCCTCGAGAAGGCCTGCGTAAGGGTCGCGCTGGATTTCTGA
- a CDS encoding alpha/beta hydrolase, producing MIPACLPDDWAFWPEREDLSAEFMRLLTVAQQGGATIAECLLIARRIRRGDELSWHREWLALAQTNRERGEAAFAGGHIATAQRNWLRAVSYYNAAALPLEPADPRRTDAVLAMQGCARSFLKVSSPAGEVVTLPWLNGHSLQGYFLPVRSTGRPAATVVCIGEPGHRKEEFLIKLAPFARERGLSMLAIDLLGERCDDDLDWILRRRDLETSITAIMDYLSSRADVDFGRVAILADGWGSSFVARAIVHEPRLAAAVCDGGLWDLHERAFLANRIMLHDAGLVPGPEATLIARDIDCPVLITLGDDGWLKSDRARQMVQQVRSARPDVTLRVFTAEETAAAQSHADNPSLANEYIFDWLASRLGAVPA from the coding sequence ATGATCCCCGCCTGCCTTCCCGACGATTGGGCTTTCTGGCCGGAGCGGGAGGACCTGTCCGCCGAATTCATGCGATTGCTCACGGTTGCCCAGCAGGGCGGGGCGACGATCGCCGAATGCCTCCTGATCGCGCGACGGATCAGGCGCGGCGACGAGCTATCCTGGCACCGCGAATGGCTGGCGCTAGCGCAGACCAATCGCGAGCGCGGCGAGGCGGCGTTCGCCGGTGGCCATATCGCCACTGCCCAGCGCAACTGGCTTCGCGCCGTCAGCTACTACAATGCCGCGGCACTTCCGCTCGAGCCTGCGGACCCGCGACGCACTGACGCGGTCCTGGCGATGCAGGGCTGCGCGCGCAGCTTCCTCAAGGTGAGCAGCCCCGCAGGCGAGGTCGTCACACTGCCGTGGCTGAACGGTCATTCGCTCCAGGGCTACTTCCTGCCGGTGCGATCCACGGGCCGGCCGGCGGCGACGGTGGTCTGCATCGGCGAGCCCGGGCATCGCAAGGAGGAGTTCTTGATCAAGCTCGCGCCGTTCGCGCGCGAGCGCGGTCTGTCGATGCTGGCGATCGATCTTTTGGGCGAGCGCTGCGACGATGACCTCGACTGGATCCTGCGCCGGCGCGATCTCGAGACGTCGATCACCGCGATCATGGACTATCTGTCGTCGCGCGCCGACGTCGACTTTGGCCGCGTCGCGATCCTCGCGGACGGCTGGGGCTCCTCGTTCGTGGCCCGCGCGATCGTGCACGAGCCGCGGCTCGCGGCGGCGGTGTGTGACGGCGGGCTGTGGGATCTGCACGAGCGCGCTTTCCTCGCCAACCGTATCATGCTGCACGATGCCGGTCTGGTCCCCGGGCCTGAGGCCACCCTGATCGCCCGCGACATCGATTGTCCGGTGCTGATCACGCTCGGTGATGACGGCTGGCTGAAGTCGGACCGCGCGCGGCAGATGGTGCAGCAGGTGCGGTCCGCTCGGCCGGACGTGACGCTTCGAGTGTTCACGGCTGAGGAGACCGCCGCGGCGCAGTCGCATGCCGACAACCCGAGCCTCGCCAACGAGTATATCTTCGACTGGCTGGCGTCGCGGCTCGGCGCGGTGCCGGCCTAG
- a CDS encoding phasin family protein yields the protein MKNQALEVPSDVRELVERTIDQTEKAFSFFFQAAQMPFPPPGDLALDLAQRNVATSLEYARKLACAKNLQEVIALQAEYLRLQIEHASEFMRELAPKR from the coding sequence ATGAAGAACCAGGCGCTGGAAGTTCCGTCGGACGTTCGCGAGTTGGTCGAAAGGACGATCGATCAAACCGAGAAAGCGTTCTCGTTCTTCTTCCAGGCCGCCCAAATGCCTTTTCCTCCGCCCGGAGACCTCGCGCTCGACTTGGCGCAACGGAATGTAGCGACCTCGCTTGAATACGCACGCAAGCTCGCGTGCGCCAAAAACTTGCAAGAAGTGATCGCTCTGCAGGCCGAGTACTTGCGGCTTCAAATCGAACACGCCAGCGAGTTCATGCGCGAGCTTGCGCCGAAGCGTTAG
- a CDS encoding DUF3833 family protein, with the protein MAIDAFRSTTPLFLPERFFVGRLEGWAVLESLVGGLLKRATIAGHGELDTDTDTVGFIETYTFDDGHADTLHWTIRKGDAGKYTGLENRLEGEAIGEQAGCAFHWKYTRDTPQMGGRSFKLNFDDWFYAIDERVCIVRGSAGRAGIPFATGHVTYRKL; encoded by the coding sequence ATGGCGATCGACGCTTTTAGATCCACAACGCCGCTGTTTCTCCCCGAACGATTTTTCGTCGGGCGGCTCGAAGGCTGGGCAGTGTTGGAGAGTCTGGTTGGCGGATTGCTGAAACGCGCAACGATAGCCGGCCACGGCGAACTCGATACGGACACTGATACCGTGGGGTTCATAGAGACCTACACGTTCGATGATGGACACGCGGACACGCTGCATTGGACGATACGAAAAGGCGACGCAGGCAAGTACACCGGATTGGAAAATCGACTTGAAGGCGAGGCGATAGGCGAACAAGCCGGTTGCGCATTCCATTGGAAGTACACGCGGGACACGCCGCAAATGGGCGGCAGATCCTTCAAGCTGAATTTTGACGATTGGTTCTATGCGATCGATGAGCGAGTTTGCATCGTGCGGGGTAGCGCCGGGCGAGCAGGCATCCCGTTCGCGACGGGGCATGTGACCTATCGTAAGCTCTAA
- a CDS encoding porin, with amino-acid sequence MKLVKSLLLGSAAGLIAVGGAQAADLPVKAKAVEYVKICSLYGAGFYYMPGTDTCIKFGGYLRADATVGAGDYSFQAGANQGSNNRLTNYWFSRARMDFTVDTRTATEYGVVRTYADMVFTWTSNAVTGSNPSAQGSSDGSASLGLYHAFIQFAGFTFGRTVSIFDAPWQSYPAGGPDTIPGGSNHVNGVNQVAYTADFGQGITASLALQDETTASNGQSNLWNVSSGTAAQFVTGVYGANDWGGTRSPDIIGAVRVDQAWGLAQISVAAHDIHSAYYGATEVTGHPGDKWGWAIQGSLSIKNIPTGPGDNINLQAVYTDGASRYNFQSLFPQSFFMFSGSGTGAYQSTGFAGIADGVFGTGTGIDTVKTWGFRGGYTHNWNPNWASAIYGGYAQLRYGDTGKALICTNFATIAVAGSTCNPDFNFAVVGVNTVWTPVKNLAFTADVNWTHLDQKYSGAINSPGIAAAAKPAAVYELKDQNSVSMLLRAQRNF; translated from the coding sequence ATGAAATTGGTGAAGAGCCTCTTGCTCGGCTCTGCGGCGGGTCTGATCGCCGTGGGCGGGGCACAGGCAGCCGATCTTCCCGTGAAGGCCAAGGCGGTCGAATACGTGAAGATCTGCTCGCTCTACGGCGCCGGCTTCTACTACATGCCTGGCACCGACACCTGCATCAAGTTCGGTGGCTACCTTCGTGCCGACGCTACGGTTGGTGCAGGCGACTATTCCTTTCAGGCAGGCGCGAACCAGGGTTCGAACAACCGTCTGACCAACTACTGGTTCAGCCGCGCTCGTATGGACTTCACCGTCGATACCCGCACGGCGACCGAGTACGGCGTTGTGCGCACCTACGCCGATATGGTCTTCACCTGGACGTCTAATGCGGTCACCGGCAGCAACCCGTCGGCGCAAGGGAGCTCCGACGGCTCCGCCTCGCTCGGCCTCTACCATGCGTTCATTCAGTTCGCCGGCTTCACCTTCGGCCGCACGGTCTCGATCTTCGACGCTCCGTGGCAGAGCTATCCGGCTGGCGGTCCCGACACCATTCCGGGCGGCAGCAACCACGTCAACGGCGTGAATCAGGTTGCTTATACGGCCGACTTCGGCCAGGGCATCACCGCTTCGCTGGCGTTGCAGGATGAAACGACGGCGTCAAACGGCCAGTCGAACCTCTGGAACGTTTCGTCGGGTACCGCCGCTCAGTTCGTGACGGGCGTCTACGGTGCCAACGATTGGGGTGGCACGCGTTCTCCCGACATCATCGGTGCGGTTCGCGTCGACCAGGCCTGGGGTCTGGCGCAGATCTCGGTTGCCGCGCATGACATCCATTCCGCTTACTACGGCGCGACTGAGGTGACCGGTCACCCTGGCGACAAGTGGGGCTGGGCGATCCAGGGTTCGTTGTCGATCAAGAACATCCCGACGGGTCCTGGCGACAACATCAATCTCCAGGCCGTCTACACGGATGGTGCAAGCCGCTACAACTTCCAGAGCCTGTTCCCGCAGAGCTTCTTCATGTTCAGCGGTTCTGGCACTGGCGCGTACCAGAGCACTGGTTTCGCCGGCATTGCTGACGGTGTCTTCGGCACCGGTACCGGCATCGACACCGTCAAGACCTGGGGCTTCCGCGGTGGCTATACCCACAACTGGAACCCGAACTGGGCGAGCGCCATCTACGGTGGCTATGCCCAGCTGAGGTACGGCGACACGGGCAAGGCGCTGATCTGCACCAACTTCGCTACGATCGCCGTCGCCGGTTCGACCTGTAACCCGGACTTCAACTTCGCGGTCGTCGGTGTCAACACCGTGTGGACCCCGGTCAAGAACCTGGCCTTCACGGCTGACGTGAACTGGACGCATCTGGACCAGAAGTATTCCGGCGCCATCAACAGCCCGGGCATTGCTGCCGCTGCCAAGCCGGCTGCCGTGTATGAGCTGAAGGACCAGAACTCGGTCAGCATGCTCCTCCGCGCTCAGCGCAACTTCTAA
- a CDS encoding GcrA family cell cycle regulator, giving the protein MPATSPTSAATWTNERIELLKSHFHAGLSCREIAADIGVSRNAVIGKLSRLNLTRGPKREEQRVEKSTARALRTLRRLQYEMLDAIYDEAETPLAQAPIDETNRCSLLELSENRCRWPISTPGADDFCFCGNASPDGQPYCTGHARLAYRPNARARIMRG; this is encoded by the coding sequence ATGCCTGCTACTTCACCGACTTCCGCTGCGACCTGGACCAACGAGCGCATCGAACTTCTGAAAAGCCATTTTCACGCCGGCCTGTCCTGCCGCGAGATCGCCGCCGATATCGGCGTCAGCCGCAACGCCGTCATCGGCAAGCTCAGCCGCCTCAATTTGACCCGCGGCCCGAAGCGGGAAGAGCAGCGCGTGGAGAAGAGCACCGCGCGGGCCCTGAGGACCCTTCGCCGGCTCCAATATGAAATGCTCGACGCGATCTATGACGAGGCCGAAACGCCGCTCGCGCAGGCGCCGATCGACGAGACCAACCGCTGCTCGCTGCTCGAATTGTCAGAGAACCGCTGCCGCTGGCCGATCTCGACACCGGGTGCGGATGACTTCTGCTTCTGCGGCAACGCCTCGCCCGACGGCCAGCCCTATTGCACGGGCCACGCGCGCCTCGCCTACCGGCCGAACGCGCGCGCACGCATCATGCGCGGCTGA
- a CDS encoding acetamidase/formamidase family protein, producing MTHHHLKSSPETCHWGFFEANLKPVLSIESGDELTVDTLSGGPDVLPDRKQFHIPPELFDVHAKSERMLPGHILTGPIAVNGAEPGDVLAVEILDVKPRQDWGYNLIKPLSGTLPDDFHETRILNIPLDLTRMVGRLPWGLDLPLKPFFGVMGVAPPPAWGRISSLIPRAIGGNLDNKELGAGATLYLPVFVPGALFSCGDGHGVQGDGEVCVTAIETALQGRFRLTLRKDLQLAYPRAETASHYMTMAMDPDLDQCVVRALRDMIALLGEKRNLSREDAYTLCSLAADLRVTQTVNGSKGIHCMIEKSLVHG from the coding sequence ATGACCCATCATCACCTCAAGTCCAGCCCCGAAACCTGCCATTGGGGCTTCTTCGAGGCGAATCTGAAGCCGGTCCTTAGTATCGAGAGCGGTGACGAGTTGACGGTCGATACCCTCAGCGGCGGACCGGACGTGTTGCCCGACCGCAAGCAGTTTCATATTCCGCCCGAGCTCTTCGACGTCCATGCAAAGAGCGAACGCATGTTGCCCGGCCACATTCTCACCGGCCCGATCGCGGTCAACGGCGCCGAGCCCGGCGACGTGCTCGCGGTCGAGATCCTCGACGTCAAGCCGCGGCAGGATTGGGGCTACAATCTGATCAAGCCACTCTCGGGCACCCTGCCCGACGATTTCCACGAGACGCGCATCCTCAACATCCCGCTCGATCTGACACGGATGGTCGGCCGCCTGCCCTGGGGCCTCGACCTGCCGCTCAAACCGTTCTTCGGCGTGATGGGCGTCGCGCCGCCGCCAGCCTGGGGCCGCATCTCCTCGCTGATCCCGCGCGCGATCGGCGGCAATCTCGACAACAAGGAGCTCGGTGCTGGCGCCACGCTTTATTTGCCGGTGTTCGTGCCGGGCGCGCTGTTCTCGTGCGGCGACGGTCATGGCGTGCAGGGCGACGGCGAGGTCTGCGTCACCGCGATCGAGACCGCGCTGCAAGGCCGCTTCCGCCTCACGCTGCGCAAGGACCTGCAGCTTGCCTACCCGCGCGCCGAGACGGCCTCGCACTACATGACCATGGCGATGGATCCGGACCTCGACCAATGCGTGGTGCGCGCGCTGCGCGACATGATCGCGCTCCTGGGCGAGAAGCGAAACCTGTCGCGCGAGGACGCCTATACGCTGTGCAGCCTGGCTGCGGATCTGCGGGTGACGCAGACCGTCAACGGCTCAAAAGGCATCCATTGCATGATCGAGAAATCACTCGTGCACGGCTAG
- a CDS encoding SDR family NAD(P)-dependent oxidoreductase, whose translation MKDFSGKIAVITGGGTGMGRELARQLVAEGCNVAMCDVSEAAMAETKRLCEVEKLPQGLRVTSHVADVAIEDHLKRFRDELAEQQKTDRIHLLFNNAGIGGGGSLFSNTREQWERTFNICWGGVYLGVRTFLPMLVAADEAHIINTASVNGFWASIGMGQAHTAYSSAKFAVKGFTEALINDLRLHAPHVKCSVVMPGHVGTSIISNSRKVQSGDGSERLNADEVVLTRKRMVAAGVPDADKMSDEDVQAAFAERARSFREDAPTTAAQAAKIILDGVKAERWRILVGEDAVRLDQRVRATPEEAYERAFYENFAQEVGWRLG comes from the coding sequence ATGAAAGATTTTTCCGGAAAGATCGCCGTCATCACCGGCGGGGGAACGGGGATGGGCCGCGAGCTCGCGCGCCAGCTCGTCGCCGAGGGCTGCAACGTCGCGATGTGCGATGTCTCGGAAGCCGCGATGGCCGAGACCAAGCGGCTCTGCGAGGTCGAGAAGCTGCCCCAGGGCCTGCGCGTCACCAGCCACGTCGCCGACGTCGCGATCGAGGATCACCTCAAGCGCTTTCGCGACGAGCTCGCCGAGCAGCAAAAGACCGACAGGATCCACCTGTTGTTCAACAATGCCGGCATCGGCGGCGGCGGCAGCCTGTTCAGCAACACGCGCGAGCAGTGGGAGCGCACCTTCAATATCTGCTGGGGCGGGGTCTATCTCGGCGTGCGCACCTTCCTGCCGATGCTGGTTGCGGCCGACGAGGCGCACATCATCAACACCGCGAGCGTCAACGGCTTCTGGGCCTCGATCGGCATGGGGCAGGCGCACACGGCCTACAGCTCGGCGAAATTCGCAGTGAAGGGGTTTACGGAAGCGCTGATCAACGATCTCCGCCTGCACGCGCCGCATGTCAAATGCTCGGTCGTGATGCCCGGTCACGTCGGCACTTCGATCATCTCCAACTCGCGCAAGGTGCAGAGCGGGGACGGCTCCGAGCGCCTCAATGCCGACGAGGTCGTGCTGACCCGCAAGCGCATGGTCGCGGCCGGCGTGCCGGATGCCGACAAGATGTCGGACGAGGACGTCCAGGCGGCCTTCGCCGAGCGCGCCCGCAGCTTTCGCGAGGATGCGCCGACGACGGCCGCGCAGGCCGCGAAGATCATCCTCGACGGCGTCAAGGCCGAGAGGTGGCGCATCCTGGTCGGCGAGGACGCCGTGCGCCTCGATCAGCGCGTGCGCGCCACGCCGGAAGAGGCCTATGAGCGCGCCTTCTATGAGAACTTTGCGCAGGAGGTCGGCTGGCGGCTGGGGTGA